The following DNA comes from Bdellovibrionales bacterium.
ATCCGGCCACTTTGGCTGCGGACTACGTTCCACCTAAGATTGAATTGGCTCGAGCCAGTTACGAAGAAAAAGATCTGCAACTCACTCGGGTTCGAAAGTATCAGCAAGATCACAAGATGGATGCCGAGCAAGAATTAAAAAAACTAAAGGCCTCCGCACTAAAGGGTGAGAACATTTTCGCAGCCCTCATGAGTGCGGCCAGAGTCTGCAGTCTCCACCAAATGACCCAAGCTCTCTTCGAAGTCGGTGGCCAATACCGTCGTAATTTATAACCCTAGGGAAAGAAAAAGGACTCCTCTTGAGAAGTCTTGCGAATAGGAGACATTGAGGGGTATTTTATTTCCTGATAAGCGTTCAGGGACTGATCTTGAGTAGGTCAGTTCCTCGGATTACCCCTGCCTTATGGATTGAGAAGTTGATCAGTTTTTGCAAATCCATGATTTTTAATTTTGAAGTTTCCCGGAAAAGAAAATAAGCGGCGCCATTCGGTTTAAGAATTGTCTCAAGAACTTGAAGTAACACCTCAAGGGACGAGTCGATGAAAAATCGGCAGCGGTTTTTAAATTCGGACGGAGAAAGTTTCCCCTGATGAACTTGAAAATAGGGAGGATTGCATACGATCAGATCGTATTTTTTTGGAGAATTCAAAAGGGCTTCGTAGTTTTGGCACAAAAATCTTAACGAACTCGTAGTGTTTCCACATCGCCTCAGGTTTTCTATAAAGTGTTCGCGATAAGTTTCCTGAACTTCTACAAAGTCAATGGAGCGAGGAAGGGCCCTGTTCTCCTTTCGGAGATGAAAGAGGAGGTCGAGTCCGATAATTCCGCAGCCGCTACAGAGATCCAGGATATCAAATCCGGATAGATCTTGCTCCCGATAGCGTTCAAAGATTTCGCGCGCCATAAATACCGAATCGTGGGAGAAACGATATTCATCGGGCTGTGAATATTCAAATGTGTAGTGCGGATTGATCGTACTCACAGTGTTCTATTAGGGAGTCATATCCACGATGGCTCGCCCATGGGTTTTTCCTGCGATCATCGATTCTGCGTACGGCAAGACTTCCTCTGGAGTCAGTGTTTGGGTGAGAGCTTTACTCCAGTCCACGGAAGCGTCATTGAGCTCTTGCCAGATTTTTTCGCGCAGCGGACGGGGACAGGTTCCCGAGCTTGCGCCCAGGAGATTGACCCCGCGGAGGATGAACGGAAATACGGTGGTCGAAATTTTCGCAGATTGCGCAAGACCAATGGAGGCAATACTCGAGTGAGGTAACATCTGCGGCAGCAAATTTTCTAAAATCTGACCACCGACATTGTCGATCGCACCGGCCCATTTTCCGGTTTCTAAGGGCCGAAGTTTTTCGGGAGTTTCGGGGACAATTTCAACGCGATCGGCGCCGTAGCTTTTAAGTAAAGCTTCCAAAGTTTTTTTGCGAGTCAGTGCCACCGTTCTATAACCCAGACTTTTTAATAAGAGTAAGCTCAATGAGCCCACGCCCCCGCTCGCACCGGTCACGATCACTTCGCCATTTTGAGGGGAAAGATCATTCTTCTCTAGTTGATGGACGGCAAGGCCTGCCGTAAATCCCGCAGTCCCTAAAATCATGCACTCTTTCAGGGAGAGTTTCGAGGGCTTTGCGATCACCCACTCTTGAGGAACAGTAATGAATTCGCTCAAGCCCCCATCCACGTGTTCGCCAATTCCGCAGCCGGTGACAAGAACGTGATCGCCTTCTTTCCAAAGTGGCGAATGACTTTTTACTACGGTTCCGCACGCATCGATGCCAGGGACTAAAGGAAGGTGGCGCAAAATTTTCCCTTTGCCGGTGATCGCGAGCGCATCTTTGTAATTGATACTCGAATAATTCACGTGAATCTGGACCGAGCCCGCCGGCACTTCGGGAATGGGGCGTAATACCCACTCACAGCGAATGTGAGCAATGTCGTCGATATTATTTTCCAAATTTTGAGCCATCAAAGATCGATATTTCTGCGCCATTCCCGCAAGGTACCCGGTTCCTTTTGCAGAAGCAATACGTCAAAAACCTCAGCAGTTTTTGACGTATTGCTTCTGCAAAAGGAACCGGGTACCTTCGGGGATTCGTGAAGAGGAGGCGCCATGTTTGATCGTTTGTCGGAGAGGCTTTTAGGGAGTGTTAAGCTACTGAGAGGCCAAAAGAAGATCACCGAAGAAAATATTCAAGAGACCATCAAAGAAATTCGCCTGAGTCTTCTCGAAGCAGACGTGAACTTTAAGGTTGTAAAGACGTTTATCGATCGCGTGAAAGAAAAAGCCATCGGTCAAGACGTGGTCAAGGGCATTGATCCCGGTCAACAGTTTGTCAAAATTGTAAACGACGAACTCATCACTCTCCTTGGCGGCCAAACCGAAGAGCTTAAACTTACGGGTAGTCCGACCATTATTTTTCTCGTCGGTCTTCAAGGTGTAGGTAAAACAACGACGGCCGGCAAACTCGCTCGGCATATCAAAACGAAATTAAACAAATCGGTCGTTATGGCGTCCGTGGACGTCTATCGTCCTGCGGCCATCGAGCAATTAAAGCAAGTGGGTGCACAGGCCGAAGTTCCGGTCTTTAACACCGACGCCAAACAAAAAGTCACCGAAACAGCGAAAGAAGTTTTGGCGTGGGCCAAGGCGCAAAGTGCGGAGGTTATTCTTCTCGATACCGCCGGTCGATTGCAAATTGATGATGAACTGATGACCGAGCTCTCTTCGCTCAAATCTGTTCTTAATCCTCAGGAAATCATTCTCGTCGCTGATGCCATGTTAGGTCAGCAGTCGGTGAATGTCGCCGAAGGCTTTAACGCCAAAATTCCTCTCACAGGTCTTATTCTGACGAAGATTGACGGGGATGCCCGAGGCGGAGCTGCGCTGAGT
Coding sequences within:
- a CDS encoding methyltransferase is translated as MSTINPHYTFEYSQPDEYRFSHDSVFMAREIFERYREQDLSGFDILDLCSGCGIIGLDLLFHLRKENRALPRSIDFVEVQETYREHFIENLRRCGNTTSSLRFLCQNYEALLNSPKKYDLIVCNPPYFQVHQGKLSPSEFKNRCRFFIDSSLEVLLQVLETILKPNGAAYFLFRETSKLKIMDLQKLINFSIHKAGVIRGTDLLKISP
- a CDS encoding YhdH/YhfP family quinone oxidoreductase, whose product is MAQKYRSLMAQNLENNIDDIAHIRCEWVLRPIPEVPAGSVQIHVNYSSINYKDALAITGKGKILRHLPLVPGIDACGTVVKSHSPLWKEGDHVLVTGCGIGEHVDGGLSEFITVPQEWVIAKPSKLSLKECMILGTAGFTAGLAVHQLEKNDLSPQNGEVIVTGASGGVGSLSLLLLKSLGYRTVALTRKKTLEALLKSYGADRVEIVPETPEKLRPLETGKWAGAIDNVGGQILENLLPQMLPHSSIASIGLAQSAKISTTVFPFILRGVNLLGASSGTCPRPLREKIWQELNDASVDWSKALTQTLTPEEVLPYAESMIAGKTHGRAIVDMTP
- the ffh gene encoding signal recognition particle protein; the protein is MFDRLSERLLGSVKLLRGQKKITEENIQETIKEIRLSLLEADVNFKVVKTFIDRVKEKAIGQDVVKGIDPGQQFVKIVNDELITLLGGQTEELKLTGSPTIIFLVGLQGVGKTTTAGKLARHIKTKLNKSVVMASVDVYRPAAIEQLKQVGAQAEVPVFNTDAKQKVTETAKEVLAWAKAQSAEVILLDTAGRLQIDDELMTELSSLKSVLNPQEIILVADAMLGQQSVNVAEGFNAKIPLTGLILTKIDGDARGGAALSIRESIGVPIKFFGVGEKQTALEVFHPDRLASRILDMGDIVTLVEKAQEVIDEKSAMDSAQKMMKGEFTIEDFLTQMRQIKKLGSMEGILKMIPGMGQLTKQMQSMTPPDEELKKMEAIICSMTPQERKDHRIINGSRVVRIAKGSGNKVQDVNKFLKKFEASRSMMSQLMKMGMGGGGGFPGMGGMGGKFPF